A DNA window from Thermoanaerobaculales bacterium contains the following coding sequences:
- the lon gene encoding endopeptidase La: MTELLHIPVIPLREAVLFPGVTSPIAAGRPGTLRAIEAALKTSDKAIFVASQRENVEDVTPDLLYSMGTVATIGPMQRGPSGMRLLLNGAYRGIAMRYEEHDGYLVATVRPAEEMPPIDPDAPAFAALYRETRERAGELGRRAGMPKEAVQQFLAETKEPGRFADLVAGHLDLKPAQAQKLLEALSVEERVREVLLHIQRQIAVLDAQEDIKSQVQEELGDRQREMFLRQQLKAIQRELGEDAREDLDELRSKLEALSLPEVARKEVDRELSRLERMGPEGMEAQVIRTFLETVTELPWTARSEERLDIGRAAEILEEDHYALGDVKDRILEFLAVRLMRSRNEPAAEREPVAEPVPPMVEVIDEEGNVAPLEPIESPSPTLAKDSVGRNPILLFVGPPGVGKTSVAQSIARAMGREYVRISLGGVRDEADVRGHRRTYVGAMPGRIVQGMKQAGTKNPVFLLDEVDKLGVSYQGDPGAALLEVLDPAQNDTFTDHYLGVPFDLSEVQFICTANFLQNIPIPLQDRMEVVEFAGYTEGEKLEIARRYLIPRQIKQAGLTGDQISFTDEAVQTVVSRYTRESGVRQLERELGRLARKVARRIAAEEVERTDVGPDQVGELLGRPKVHPEHAAAADQIGVATGMYYTPVGGDIMFVEASPMPGKGELVLTGQLGDVMKESARAAWSYARAHGAELFIEPKAFEQDVHIHVPAGAIPKDGPSAGLTMATALVSALSRRPARYDVAMTGEITLSGRVLPIGGVKEKVLGAVRAGIATIVLPKGNEADLEDLPEEIRRGLTIHLVSELGEALAHTLRGGEFREGRLQFAAAGMPAKGAAQKLQH, from the coding sequence ATGACCGAGCTTCTCCATATTCCGGTGATCCCGCTGCGGGAGGCGGTGCTCTTCCCCGGCGTCACCTCGCCGATCGCGGCCGGGCGCCCGGGGACCCTGCGCGCCATCGAGGCCGCTCTCAAGACCAGCGACAAGGCGATCTTCGTGGCGTCGCAGCGCGAAAACGTCGAGGACGTGACCCCCGACCTGCTGTACTCGATGGGAACGGTGGCGACGATCGGGCCGATGCAGCGTGGCCCGTCCGGGATGCGGCTGCTGCTCAACGGCGCGTATCGCGGCATCGCCATGCGCTACGAGGAGCACGACGGCTACCTGGTCGCGACAGTGCGGCCGGCAGAGGAGATGCCCCCGATCGACCCCGACGCCCCGGCCTTCGCCGCCCTCTACCGGGAGACCCGGGAGCGCGCTGGCGAGCTCGGCCGCCGCGCCGGCATGCCCAAGGAGGCGGTGCAGCAGTTCCTGGCCGAGACCAAGGAGCCGGGCCGCTTCGCCGACCTGGTGGCCGGGCACCTCGACCTCAAGCCGGCCCAGGCGCAGAAGCTCCTCGAGGCGCTGTCGGTGGAGGAGCGGGTCCGCGAAGTGCTGCTCCACATCCAGCGCCAGATCGCGGTCCTCGACGCCCAGGAGGACATCAAGTCACAGGTCCAGGAGGAGCTCGGCGACCGGCAGCGCGAGATGTTCCTCCGGCAGCAGCTCAAGGCGATCCAACGCGAGCTCGGCGAGGACGCCCGCGAGGACCTCGACGAGCTGCGCAGCAAGCTCGAGGCGCTCAGCCTGCCCGAGGTCGCGCGCAAGGAGGTCGACCGCGAGCTCTCCCGGCTCGAGCGGATGGGGCCCGAGGGCATGGAGGCCCAGGTCATCCGCACCTTCCTCGAGACCGTGACCGAGCTGCCCTGGACCGCGCGCAGCGAGGAGCGCCTCGACATCGGCCGGGCGGCCGAGATCCTCGAGGAGGACCACTACGCCCTCGGCGACGTCAAGGACCGCATCCTCGAGTTCCTGGCGGTGCGGCTGATGCGCTCGAGGAACGAGCCGGCCGCCGAGCGCGAGCCGGTGGCCGAGCCGGTGCCGCCGATGGTCGAGGTGATCGACGAGGAGGGCAACGTGGCGCCGCTCGAGCCGATCGAGTCGCCCTCCCCGACGCTCGCCAAGGACTCGGTCGGCCGCAACCCGATCCTGCTGTTCGTCGGCCCGCCCGGCGTCGGCAAGACCTCGGTCGCGCAGTCGATCGCCCGCGCCATGGGGCGGGAGTACGTCCGCATCTCGCTCGGCGGGGTGCGCGACGAGGCCGACGTCCGCGGCCACCGCCGGACCTACGTCGGCGCCATGCCCGGCCGGATCGTCCAGGGCATGAAGCAGGCCGGCACCAAGAACCCGGTCTTCCTGCTCGACGAGGTTGACAAGCTCGGCGTGTCCTACCAGGGTGACCCGGGGGCGGCCCTGCTCGAGGTCCTCGACCCGGCCCAGAACGACACCTTCACCGACCACTACCTGGGGGTGCCCTTCGACCTCTCCGAGGTCCAGTTCATCTGCACCGCCAACTTCCTGCAGAACATTCCGATCCCGCTCCAGGACCGGATGGAGGTGGTGGAGTTCGCCGGCTACACCGAGGGCGAGAAGCTCGAGATCGCGCGCCGCTACCTGATCCCGCGCCAGATCAAACAGGCCGGCCTGACCGGCGACCAGATCTCGTTCACCGATGAGGCCGTGCAGACCGTGGTCAGCCGCTACACCCGCGAGTCCGGCGTCCGCCAGCTCGAGCGGGAGCTCGGCCGGCTCGCGCGCAAGGTGGCGCGCCGGATCGCGGCCGAGGAGGTCGAGCGCACGGACGTCGGCCCCGACCAGGTGGGCGAGCTGCTGGGACGGCCCAAGGTCCACCCGGAGCACGCCGCTGCCGCCGACCAGATCGGGGTCGCGACCGGCATGTACTACACGCCGGTCGGTGGCGACATCATGTTCGTCGAGGCCTCGCCGATGCCGGGCAAGGGCGAGCTGGTCCTGACCGGCCAGCTCGGCGACGTCATGAAGGAGTCGGCGCGCGCCGCCTGGTCCTACGCCAGGGCCCACGGCGCCGAGCTGTTCATCGAGCCCAAGGCCTTCGAGCAGGACGTGCACATCCACGTGCCAGCCGGCGCCATCCCCAAGGACGGGCCCTCGGCCGGCCTCACCATGGCGACCGCGCTGGTGTCGGCGCTGTCCCGCCGGCCGGCGCGCTACGATGTCGCCATGACCGGCGAGATCACCCTGTCCGGCCGGGTGCTGCCGATCGGCGGGGTCAAGGAGAAGGTGCTCGGCGCGGTGCGCGCCGGGATCGCCACCATCGTGCTGCCCAAGGGCAACGAGGCCGACCTCGAGGACCTGCCGGAGGAGATCCGCCGGGGCCTCACGATCCACTTGGTCTCAGAGCTCGGCGAGGCCCTGGCCCACACCCTGCGCGGCGGTGAGTTCCGCGAGGGGCGGCTGCAGTTCGCAGCGGCTGGGATGCCCGCGAAGGGCGCTGCACAGAAGCTGCAGCACTGA
- a CDS encoding Rrf2 family transcriptional regulator has protein sequence MRITKSEEYGLRLALRLAATGGQLTIRELAEREAIPETTVAKVIARLRAAGLVRAVRGRNGGYALAAPASSISVARIVDAFDERLYDSGFCDRMAPGEAACSRARSCGLRPVWRGLAVVVGDFLAGITVADVLAGGATGGRGSLPLAAGRRT, from the coding sequence GTGCGGATCACAAAGTCCGAGGAGTACGGTCTGAGGCTCGCCCTGCGGCTCGCCGCGACCGGCGGCCAGCTGACGATCCGCGAGCTCGCCGAGCGCGAGGCGATCCCCGAGACGACGGTCGCAAAGGTGATCGCGAGGCTGCGGGCGGCGGGCCTGGTGCGCGCGGTGCGCGGCCGCAACGGCGGCTACGCGCTCGCCGCGCCTGCCTCTTCGATCAGCGTCGCGCGGATCGTCGATGCCTTCGACGAGCGCCTCTACGATTCGGGCTTCTGCGACCGCATGGCGCCCGGCGAGGCTGCCTGCAGCCGAGCCCGGAGCTGCGGGCTGCGCCCAGTGTGGCGGGGCTTGGCGGTCGTGGTCGGCGACTTCCTGGCCGGCATCACGGTCGCCGACGTGCTGGCCGGCGGCGCGACTGGCGGCCGCGGCTCGCTGCCGCTGGCCGCCGGGCGGCGTACGTGA
- the sufB gene encoding Fe-S cluster assembly protein SufB, producing the protein MTTPSNIIEEFANREYAAGFVTEVEQDTLPPGLDEGVIRAISARKGEPEWMLDWRLRAYRHWLTMTEPRWANVRYPEIDYQAISYYAAPKKKALASLDEVDPEILRTYERLGIPLSEQKALAGVAVDAVFDSVSVATTFKDKLASLGIIFCSFSEAIREHPELVRRYLGSVIPHTDNFFAALNSAVFSDGSFVWVPKGVRCPMELSTYFRINAANTGQFERTLIVAEEGAYVSYLEGCTAPMRDDNQLHAAVVELVALEGAQIKYSTVQNWYPGDRETGAGGIFNFVTKRGLCAGRGARISWTQVETGSAITWKYPSVILRGDDTVGEFYSVALTAGHQQADTGTKMIHLGRNTRSTIVSKGISAGHGQNTYRGLVKVAKRADGARNYSQCDSMLIGSSCGAHTFPYIEIANSTAQMEHEASTSKIGEDQIFYCNQRGISTEDAVSMIVNGFCKEVFRELPMEFAVEAQRLLGVSLEGSVG; encoded by the coding sequence ATGACCACCCCGAGCAACATCATCGAGGAGTTCGCGAACCGCGAGTACGCGGCCGGCTTCGTCACCGAGGTCGAGCAGGACACCCTGCCGCCCGGCCTCGACGAGGGCGTGATCCGGGCGATCTCGGCCCGCAAGGGCGAGCCCGAGTGGATGCTCGACTGGCGGCTCAGGGCGTACCGGCACTGGCTCACCATGACCGAGCCGCGCTGGGCCAACGTGCGCTACCCGGAGATCGACTACCAGGCGATCTCCTACTACGCCGCGCCCAAGAAGAAGGCGCTCGCGAGCCTCGACGAGGTCGACCCCGAGATCCTGCGGACCTACGAGCGGCTGGGCATCCCGCTCTCCGAGCAGAAGGCCCTGGCCGGGGTCGCGGTGGACGCGGTCTTCGACAGCGTGTCGGTGGCCACCACCTTCAAGGACAAGCTGGCCTCGCTCGGCATCATCTTCTGCTCGTTCTCGGAGGCGATCCGCGAGCACCCGGAGCTGGTCCGCCGCTACCTGGGGTCGGTGATCCCGCACACCGACAACTTCTTCGCCGCCCTCAACTCGGCGGTGTTCTCGGACGGCTCCTTCGTCTGGGTGCCCAAGGGCGTGCGCTGCCCGATGGAGCTCTCCACCTACTTCCGGATCAACGCCGCCAACACCGGCCAGTTCGAGCGCACCCTGATCGTCGCGGAGGAGGGCGCCTACGTCAGCTACCTCGAGGGCTGCACCGCCCCGATGCGCGACGACAACCAGCTCCACGCCGCCGTGGTCGAGCTGGTGGCGCTGGAGGGCGCGCAGATCAAGTACTCGACGGTCCAGAACTGGTACCCGGGCGACCGCGAGACCGGCGCGGGCGGCATCTTCAACTTCGTCACCAAGCGCGGCCTGTGCGCCGGCCGCGGGGCCAGGATCTCGTGGACCCAGGTCGAGACCGGCTCGGCGATCACCTGGAAGTACCCGAGCGTGATCCTGCGTGGCGACGACACGGTGGGCGAGTTCTACTCGGTGGCATTGACGGCGGGGCACCAGCAGGCCGACACCGGGACCAAGATGATCCACCTCGGCCGCAACACCCGGTCGACGATCGTCTCCAAGGGCATCTCGGCCGGCCACGGGCAGAACACCTACCGCGGTCTGGTCAAGGTGGCCAAGCGGGCGGACGGGGCGCGTAACTACTCGCAGTGCGACTCGATGCTGATCGGATCAAGCTGCGGCGCCCACACCTTCCCGTACATCGAGATCGCCAACTCCACCGCCCAGATGGAGCACGAGGCATCGACCTCGAAGATCGGCGAGGACCAGATCTTCTACTGCAACCAGCGCGGTATCTCGACCGAGGACGCGGTCTCCATGATCGTCAACGGCTTCTGCAAGGAGGTGTTTCGCGAGCTGCCGATGGAGTTCGCCGTCGAAGCCCAGAGACTCCTCGGAGTGTCGCTCGAAGGGAGCGTGGGCTGA
- the sufC gene encoding Fe-S cluster assembly ATPase SufC: MNREPLLELKNLHVAVEGNEILRGIDLAIGAGEVHAIMGPNGSGKSTLAQALAGREGYQVTAGEVRYRGRSLLELEAEERAREGLFLAFQYPVEIPGVSNTYFLRAALNAIRAHRGEPELDAIDFLKLVRERMELVKLDEALLKRPVNDGFSGGEKKRNEIFHMAVLEPTLAILDETDSGLDIDALRIVADGVNSLRGPGRAFLVITHYQRLLNHIVPDFVHVLKDGRIVRSGDRELALHLESQGYEWLEAEPAAAAAAP, translated from the coding sequence ATGAATAGAGAACCACTTCTTGAACTGAAGAACCTGCACGTCGCCGTCGAGGGCAACGAGATCCTGCGCGGGATCGACCTCGCCATCGGCGCCGGCGAGGTCCATGCAATCATGGGGCCGAACGGGTCCGGCAAGAGCACGCTCGCCCAGGCGCTCGCGGGCCGCGAGGGGTACCAGGTCACGGCGGGCGAGGTCCGCTACCGCGGCCGCAGTCTCCTCGAGCTCGAAGCCGAGGAGCGGGCGCGCGAGGGCCTGTTCCTGGCGTTCCAGTACCCGGTCGAGATCCCCGGGGTGAGCAACACCTACTTCCTGCGCGCCGCCCTCAACGCGATCCGCGCCCACCGCGGCGAGCCCGAGCTCGATGCCATCGACTTCCTGAAGCTGGTGCGCGAGCGGATGGAGCTCGTCAAGCTCGACGAGGCGCTGCTCAAACGGCCGGTCAACGACGGCTTCTCGGGCGGCGAGAAGAAGCGCAACGAGATCTTCCACATGGCGGTCCTCGAGCCGACCCTCGCGATCCTCGACGAGACCGACTCGGGCCTCGACATCGACGCCCTCAGGATCGTCGCCGATGGGGTCAACTCGCTGCGCGGCCCCGGCCGCGCCTTCCTGGTGATCACCCACTACCAGCGGCTGCTCAACCACATCGTCCCCGACTTCGTTCACGTCCTCAAGGACGGGCGGATCGTCCGCTCGGGCGACCGGGAGCTGGCGCTCCACCTCGAGAGCCAAGGCTACGAGTGGCTCGAGGCCGAGCCGGCCGCGGCGGCCGCCGCCCCGTGA
- the sufD gene encoding Fe-S cluster assembly protein SufD — protein sequence MSAATVPTHPLLAGVDALLDGRLREPGFLAERRRQAAASFARLGLPTRRWEEWRFTGVKHLGEAPWVVAERARQLPPMPRPSLADGLRLAVVDGWLEPELSRLDGLPDGVFAGSLAEAAARRPELVEPHLARHDALTDHPFVALSTAQFRDGVLLWVPAGTVLDRPIELELIARPHDRPTIVLPRFLIVVGRSSQATVILRSSGGSADTFTCAVTEVVLEDGAVLDHCSVIDDDRGVTHIASLEARQGRDSALRSGAFTLGGGLVRNDLAVTLRGEGADATLDGLYLTSGGQHVDNHLRVRHGAPGGTSRQLYKGILDGSSRAVFNGRIVVDTCAQKTDARQSNRNLLLSAEALVQSNPQLEILADDVRCTHGSTIGRLDEDAVFYLRSRGLDRGAAESMLTWAFAAEVVDRVRVPELRDSLRDAMLARLPGPAPFAEAM from the coding sequence ATGTCCGCCGCCACGGTCCCGACCCATCCGCTGCTCGCCGGCGTCGACGCCCTCCTCGACGGCCGTCTCCGGGAGCCCGGCTTTCTCGCCGAGCGCCGCCGCCAGGCCGCTGCCTCGTTCGCAAGGCTCGGCCTGCCGACCCGCCGCTGGGAGGAGTGGCGCTTCACCGGCGTGAAGCACCTCGGGGAAGCGCCGTGGGTCGTCGCCGAGCGCGCCCGCCAGCTGCCGCCGATGCCCCGCCCCTCGCTGGCCGACGGTCTCCGCCTGGCGGTCGTGGACGGCTGGCTCGAGCCCGAGCTGTCGCGGCTCGACGGACTGCCCGACGGGGTCTTCGCGGGCAGCCTCGCGGAGGCGGCCGCTCGCCGCCCCGAGCTGGTCGAGCCGCACCTGGCGCGGCACGATGCCCTCACCGACCACCCGTTCGTCGCCCTCAGCACCGCGCAGTTCCGCGACGGCGTGCTGCTGTGGGTCCCGGCCGGCACGGTCCTCGACCGCCCGATCGAGTTGGAGCTCATCGCGCGACCTCACGATCGGCCCACCATCGTCCTGCCGAGGTTCCTGATCGTGGTCGGGCGCTCGAGCCAGGCCACGGTGATCCTCCGCTCGTCCGGCGGCAGCGCCGACACCTTCACCTGCGCAGTCACCGAGGTCGTGCTCGAGGACGGGGCGGTGCTCGACCACTGCTCGGTGATCGACGACGACCGCGGCGTCACCCACATCGCCTCTCTCGAGGCGCGCCAGGGCCGCGACAGCGCCCTGCGCTCGGGTGCGTTCACGCTGGGTGGCGGCTTGGTGCGGAACGACCTCGCGGTGACCTTGCGCGGGGAGGGCGCCGACGCCACCCTCGACGGCCTCTACCTCACCTCCGGCGGCCAGCACGTGGACAACCACCTGCGGGTTCGCCACGGCGCGCCCGGCGGCACCAGCCGCCAGCTCTACAAGGGCATCCTCGACGGCAGCTCGCGGGCGGTGTTCAACGGCCGGATCGTGGTCGACACGTGCGCCCAGAAGACCGACGCCCGGCAGTCGAACCGCAATCTCCTGCTGTCGGCGGAGGCCCTCGTCCAGTCCAACCCGCAGCTCGAGATCCTCGCCGACGACGTCCGCTGCACCCACGGATCGACGATCGGCCGGCTGGACGAGGACGCGGTGTTCTACCTGCGCTCCCGCGGCCTCGACCGGGGCGCCGCGGAGAGCATGCTGACCTGGGCCTTCGCCGCCGAGGTGGTCGACCGGGTCCGGGTCCCGGAGCTGCGCGACAGCCTTCGCGACGCCATGCTCGCCCGCCTTCCCGGCCCCGCGCCGTTCGCGGAGGCGATGTGA
- a CDS encoding cysteine desulfurase, producing MIAATAAAALDVARVRADFPALDQEVNGRPLAYLDNAATTQKPTAVLAAVDRFYRRDCANVHRGVHTLSQRATVAYESARTAVKQHLGARDSREIVFVRGTTEAINLVAWSFVRPRLGAGDEVLISAMEHHSNIVPWQLLCAERGAALRVIPIDERGDVILEEYERLLSERTRIVGITWVSNALGTVNPVREMIASAHARGVPVLVDGAQAVPHMAVDVAELDCDFLAFSGHKAYGPTGIGALYAKRGHLLGMQPYQGGGDMIQSVSFERTLYQEPPHRFEAGTPNIAGAVGLAAALRYLQGLGIEAIADHGQRLLEEATRKVLEVPGARLIGSARSRAGLLSFVMDGIHPHDIGTVLDARGVAVRAGHHCAQPVMKRYGVSATVRASFGVYNTSAEIDALVDGLHEAREVFS from the coding sequence GTGATCGCGGCGACCGCGGCGGCGGCGCTCGATGTCGCCCGCGTGCGGGCGGACTTCCCGGCCCTCGACCAGGAGGTGAACGGCCGTCCCCTGGCCTACCTCGACAACGCCGCCACCACTCAGAAGCCGACCGCGGTGCTGGCGGCGGTCGACCGCTTCTACCGGCGCGACTGCGCCAACGTCCACCGCGGGGTGCACACGCTGTCGCAGCGCGCCACCGTCGCCTACGAGAGCGCCCGCACCGCGGTGAAGCAGCACCTCGGCGCGCGCGACAGCCGCGAGATCGTCTTTGTCCGCGGCACCACCGAGGCCATCAACCTGGTCGCCTGGAGCTTCGTGCGGCCCCGGCTCGGCGCGGGCGACGAGGTCCTGATCTCGGCCATGGAGCACCACTCCAACATCGTTCCCTGGCAGTTGCTGTGCGCGGAGCGCGGCGCTGCCCTGCGGGTGATCCCGATCGACGAGCGCGGCGACGTCATCCTCGAGGAGTACGAGCGGCTGCTCTCGGAGCGAACCCGGATTGTGGGCATCACCTGGGTCTCCAACGCGCTCGGCACGGTCAACCCGGTGCGCGAGATGATCGCCTCCGCCCACGCCAGGGGCGTCCCGGTCCTGGTCGACGGCGCCCAGGCGGTCCCCCACATGGCGGTCGACGTCGCGGAGCTCGACTGCGACTTCCTCGCGTTCTCCGGGCACAAGGCCTACGGGCCGACCGGGATCGGCGCACTCTACGCCAAGCGCGGCCACCTGCTCGGGATGCAGCCCTACCAAGGCGGCGGCGACATGATCCAGTCGGTGAGCTTCGAGCGCACCCTCTACCAGGAGCCGCCCCACCGCTTCGAGGCCGGCACCCCGAACATCGCGGGCGCGGTCGGGCTGGCGGCCGCCCTCCGCTACCTGCAGGGGCTCGGCATCGAGGCGATCGCCGACCACGGGCAGCGGCTGCTCGAGGAGGCGACCCGGAAGGTGCTCGAGGTGCCGGGAGCCCGCCTGATCGGGAGCGCCCGCAGCCGGGCCGGCCTGCTCTCATTCGTCATGGACGGCATCCACCCCCACGACATCGGGACCGTGCTCGACGCCCGGGGGGTCGCGGTCCGCGCCGGCCACCACTGCGCGCAGCCGGTGATGAAGCGCTACGGGGTGTCGGCGACCGTGCGGGCGTCGTTCGGCGTCTACAACACGAGCGCCGAGATCGACGCCCTGGTGGACGGGCTCCACGAGGCGAGGGAGGTCTTCAGCTGA
- a CDS encoding SUF system NifU family Fe-S cluster assembly protein: protein MSELRDLYQEVILDHNRKPRNCYVMDCASRTADGHNPLCGDTVKVYLRIVDGRIEEISFQGAGCAICTASTSLMTESVKGKTVAEATRLFHGFHDMLTGVAAEQGLDLGKLMVFEGVREYPVRVKCATLAWHTLKAAIDNAEQPATTE from the coding sequence ATGTCCGAGCTCCGCGACCTGTACCAGGAGGTCATCCTCGACCACAACCGGAAGCCGCGCAACTGCTACGTCATGGACTGCGCGAGCCGGACCGCGGACGGCCACAACCCGTTGTGCGGCGACACGGTGAAGGTTTACCTGCGGATCGTCGATGGCCGGATCGAGGAGATTTCGTTCCAGGGCGCGGGCTGCGCCATCTGCACCGCCTCGACCTCGCTGATGACCGAGTCGGTCAAGGGCAAGACCGTGGCCGAGGCCACCCGGCTGTTCCACGGCTTCCACGACATGCTGACCGGGGTGGCGGCGGAGCAGGGCCTGGACCTCGGGAAGCTGATGGTCTTCGAGGGCGTCCGCGAGTACCCGGTCCGCGTCAAGTGCGCCACCCTCGCCTGGCACACGTTGAAGGCCGCGATCGACAACGCTGAGCAGCCGGCCACGACGGAGTAG
- a CDS encoding SUF system Fe-S cluster assembly protein: protein MSELIRERIVEALRTIYDPEIPVNIYDIGLIYDVKLAADGIAHIVMTLTSPSCPEAESLPPEVERKVAAVEGVTSATVEITWDPPWDPEMMSEAAKLELGMF from the coding sequence ATGAGTGAGCTGATCCGGGAGCGGATTGTCGAGGCCCTCAGGACCATCTACGACCCCGAGATCCCGGTCAACATCTACGACATCGGACTGATCTACGACGTGAAGTTGGCCGCCGACGGTATCGCCCACATCGTGATGACCCTGACCTCGCCGTCCTGCCCCGAGGCGGAGTCGCTGCCGCCCGAGGTCGAGCGCAAGGTGGCGGCGGTGGAGGGCGTCACCTCGGCCACGGTCGAGATCACCTGGGACCCGCCGTGGGACCCGGAGATGATGTCCGAGGCGGCGAAGCTCGAGCTCGGGATGTTCTAG